A window from Dysidea avara chromosome 2, odDysAvar1.4, whole genome shotgun sequence encodes these proteins:
- the LOC136246348 gene encoding uncharacterized protein, producing the protein MKALLEIPKPANNLTSLRVFHDTIESHSRGLSSLGKSEETYGDLIVPIILGKLPKEIRQNLAREATTSEWTFSQLMCSILKEIRILESGNDDLCKSQPHSTAAFVVSSKLQGNKPKLAPSCVYCKGPHAAHQCTTVTDHQRRLEIVKQGRLCYNCLAKHKVSQCNSKFRCRNCKRKHHTSLCNSDHRTDEPRATPQITHQSIVPQPIPPPTTNATPVTSLLIPDSHRTICLLKTAIAPVIGGGTRLNANILFDEGAQRSFICSELANKLNIVPSTTTQVALSSFGNDSPSFQTLGVATIQIQTLTGDLVPISVLIVPQIASPIQNSCVVELESLPHLKGLQLANPVTDSDEFLVSILIGVDYYWSFVQDHIIRGNGPTAQQSQLGYLLSGPLPLSSTQLPMSILLQFTTTPEEIDLQQLWSIEASGTDTHECGSSFLRSYQSNNIYQLPDGTYTAKFPWKDDKPHLPSNYNICKGRTNSLLTRLRQNPQLLKVYDNILMEQERRGFIERVNDTHSFSTPELSVHYLSHHPVKKDSQTTPIRIVYDCSCRESSSAASLNDCLEVGPPFLNDLCSILLCFRLHKYALSTDIEKAFLHVRLHEDDRNFTRFLWPVQPENPDSLLQTFRFTSVPFGTASSPFMLHATIDLHLRTFRSCVSEDIQRNIYVDNIISGCDTEVQLLEYYTQARNFMQQANFNLRSWASNSITLQQIATADKTINHNTTVQILGLLWNTCTDTMSLAPKSLPSSNIITKRSVLQDSSLIFDPLGWATPVTIHAKILLQEVWQQKRSWDTPLHEELQEKWVQIRSDILELSNITIPRAYFPILSDKVIDHLYVFADASTKAYGAIVYLCSDNNISFVMSKSRVAPIKDLTLPKLELMAAVTATKVAKFVQASISASQHLIPVHLWTDSQIVLHWINNGSHSNSFVHQRVTEILKSFPSTVWSFTPSSDNPADLLTRGISTEQLTSSELWIHGPQWLSNTSNWPTWTPINVLDLVVTEATEFIPSTTMSSLKDRTNLLTVIDASRYSHINRLLGTIAYIYRFIHNLRKLNPKLSGLLTRTELSDARRSLIIAVQHSSFPEELAYLLKTSSTSSKCPHLVKQLRLFIDDKKLIRCGGRIHNAPISDLSKFPYLLPKKHPVTKLIVKDTHKHLYHGGVNTTVTALRQIFWIPAIRQCVKSILRHCVPCRKLIGKPYRAPDPPPLPKIRVTEAPPFTITGVDFTGALFVKEGQQEKKVYICLFTCAVTRAVHLEVVSDLSVDTFLLAFRRFSSRKSLPRKMISDNASTFLAAAEDIQKLLQSDTLKETLERQNVTWEFIPKRAPWYGGFWERMIGLTKQAVKKTLGRAYISREQLETIIVEVEAMLNDRPLTHVSSDLSDPEPLTPSYLLYGRRVQMIPHDLEDVDDSDDPDFLTSSMIRKRVDKQTQVIKQFWMRWKSEYLTSFWEFHKSSGHNQQVIKKGDIVIVHDEKARLYWKLAIVEDLIQGKDGYIRAANIRIGNHRTSRPIVKLYPLEVSNTDNEELPTETVYSKPDQPESGDNPAIHSDRPRRRAAVKALRQISEWADTLNRAREDVEN; encoded by the coding sequence ATGAAGGCTTTACTTGAGATACCAAAACCAGCTAACAACCTGACTAGTCTGCGTGTGTTTCATGATACTATTGAGAGCCACTCCCGTGGCCTTTCCTCACTGGGAAAATCTGAAGAAACATACGGTGACCTGATTGTGCCTATTATTCTTGGTAAGCTGCCAAAAGAGATCAGACAGAATCTAGCAAGAGAAGCCACTACCTCAGAATGGACATTTTCTCAGCTAATGTGTTCTATCCTGAAGGAAATTCGAATTCTAGAATCCGGTAACGATGATCTATGCAAGTCTCAGCCCCATTCTACAGCTGCCTTTGTAGTGAGTTCCAAACTTCAGGGTAACAAACCTAAGTTAGCACCATCATGCGTATATTGCAAGGGACCCCATGCAGCTCACCAGTGCACTACTGTAACAGATCATCAAAGACGACTGGAGATTGTGAAGCAAGGTCGCTTGTGCTATAACTGTCTTGCCAAGCATAAAGTCTCACAATGTAATTCAAAATTTCGATGTAGAAACTGCAAGCGAAAACATCATACGAGcttgtgcaacagtgaccataGAACAGATGAACCAAGGGCCACACCTCAGATCACTCATCAATCTATTGTGCCACAACCTATTCCTCCACCTACCACTAATGCTACACCAGTCACATCATTGCTCATTCCTGATTCCCACCGTACTATTTGTTTACTCAAGACTGCTATAGCTCCTGTTATTGGTGGTGGTACACGCCTGAATGCCAACATTCTTTTTGACGAAGGAGCACAACGCTCATTTATTTGTTCAGAACTAGCTAACAAACTCAACATTGTGCCATCCACCACTACACAAGTAGCTCTGTCTTCATTTGGCAATGACTCGCCATCATTTCAGACTTTAGGAGTAGCTACTATCCAGATACAGACGCTTACCGGGGATCTTGTTCCTATTTCTGTCCTCATAGTTCCACAGATAGCCTCTCCTATTCAGAATTCCTGTGTAGTGGAATTAGAGAGCTTACCACATTTGAAAGGGCTGCAGCTTGCAAATCCCGTTACAGATAGTGACGAATTTCTAGTCTCTATTCTAATTGGAGTGGACTATTACTGGTCATTTGTACAGGACCACATCATTAGAGGAAACGGTCCCACAGCGCAGCAATCCCAACTTGGCTATCTTTTATCTGGACCTCTACCTTTATCGTCTACCCAATTACCAATGTCTATCCTGCTTCAATTTACCACTACACCAGAGGAGATTGATTTGCAACAGCTTTGGTCAATAGAAGCCAGTGGTACAGACACTCATGAATGTGGTTCCAGCTTTCTCAGATCCTACCAATCTAACAACATCTATCAGCTACCAGATGGTACTTATACAGCCAAATTCCCATGGAAAGATGACAAACCACACCTACCATCGAATTACAACATCTGTAAGGGAAGAACTAACAGTTTACTCACGAGGTTAAGGCAAAATCCACAATTACTGAAAGTGTATGACAACATTCTAATGGAACAGGAACGCCGTGGTTTTATTGAAAGGGTCAATGACACTCACTCCTTTTCTACTCCTGAACTGTCAGTACACTACTTATCCCACCATCCTGTCAAGAAGGACTCTCAAACAACTCCTATTCGCATTGTATACGACTGTAGCTGCCGTGAGAGCTCCTCTGCTGCAAGCCTGAATGATTGCCTGGAGGTGGGACCTCCTTTCTTGAATGATTTATGTTCCATTCTGTTGTGCTTTCGTTTACACAAGTATGCCCTGTCAACAGACATTGAGAAGGCCTTTCTTCATGTCAGATTACACGAAGACGACAGAAATTTTACTCGTTTCTTGTGGCCAGTGCAACCTGAGAACCCTGACAGTTTACTCCAGACCTTTCGTTTTACATCTGTTCCATTTGGCACAGCCAGTTCTCCATTCATGTTACATGCCACTATTGATCTACACCTTCGCACCTTTCGTTCATGTGTTTCCGAAGACATTCAGCGCAATATCTATGTCGACAATATCATATCCGGGTGTGACACTGAGGTTCAACTCCTTGAATACTACACACAAGCAAGGAACTTCATGCAACAAGCTAATTTCAACCTAAGGTCTTGGGCGTCAAACAGTATCACACTACAACAGATTGCTACTGCCGATAAGACCATCAACCACAATACCACTGTCCAGATCCTTGGTCTCCTCTGGAATACATGTACAGATACAATGTCACTGGCTCCCAAGTCACTGCCTTCAAGTAACATCATAACCAAACGTAGTGTTCTTCAAGATTCATCATTAATCTTTGATCCTCTAGGATGGGCTACTCCAGTTACTATCCATGCCAAGATACTACTACAAGAAGTATGGCAACAGAAACGATCCTGGGACACTCCACTTCATGAAGAACTTCAAGAGAAATGGGTTCAAATACGCAGTGACATCCTCGAGCTCTCTAACATAACTATTCCAAGAGCCTACTTCCCTATCCTATCAGACAAAGTTATAGATCATCTTTATGTGTTTGCTGATGCCAGCACTAAGGCATATGGTGCTATTGTTTATCTCTGCAGTGACAACAACATCTCATTTGTCATGTCCAAAAGCCGTGTAGCTCCCATCAAAGATTTGACTCTACCTAAACTGGAGTTGATGGCTGCTGTTACTGCTACCAAAGTGGCAAAATTTGTTCAAGCTTCAATCTCAGCCAGTCAGCACCTCATTCCAGTACACCTCTGGACGGATAGTCAAATAGTTCTCCATTGGATCAACAATGGTAGCCATTCCAACTCCTTTGTACATCAACGAGTAACTGAAATTCTGAAGAGTTTTCCTTCAACAGTTTGGTCATTTACACCCTCATCTGATAACCCCGCAGATCTCCTTACCAGGGGAATATCCACAGAGCAATTGACGTCATCTGAGTTATGGATACATGGTCCACAATGGTTGTCGAACACTTCCAATTGGCCAACCTGGACACCTATCAATGTTCTTGATCTAGTAGTGACTGAAGCTACAGAATTTATACCCTCCACTACCATGTCTTCATTGAAAGATCGAACTAATCTACTCACAGTCATTGATGCTTCACGGTACAGTCACATTAATCGTTTGTTGGGCACCATTGCTTACATCTACCGCTTTATTCACAATCTTCGCAAGTTAAACCCCAAACTTTCTGGTCTGCTTACTAGAACTGAATTGTCTGATGCACGTAGAAGTTTGATCATTGCAGTGCAACACAGTAGTTTTCCAGAAGAACTTGCTTACCTGCTCAAGACATCCTCAACATCTTCCAAATGTCCTCACTTAGTCAAACAGCTTAGATTATTTATTGATGACAAGAAGTTAATCCGTTGTGGAGGACGAATACATAATGCACCGATATCAGATCTTAGCAAGTTTCCCTACCTCCTACCCAAGAAGCATCCCGTCACCAAACTGATTGTAAAGGACACTCACAAGCACTTGTATCATGGAGGAGTGAATACAACCGTTACTGCCCTACGCCAGATTTTCTGGATACCAGCAATACGGCAGTGTGTTAAGAGTATATTGAGACACTGTGTTCCCTGCAGGAAGCTCATTGGTAAGCCATACAGAGCCCCAGACCCACCACCGCTACCAAAGATCAGGGTTACTGAAGCTCCACCCTTTACCATCACCGGTGTGGACTTTACCGGAGCCTTATTTGTCAAGGAAGGACAACAGGAGAAGAAAGTTTACATTTGTCTTTTCACTTGCGCGGTAACAAGAGCAGTACACCTTGAAGTAGTAAGTGATTTATCTGTTGATACATTCTTGCTGGCCTTTAGAAGGTTTTCCAGTAGAAAGTCACTACCACGCAAGATGATCTCCGACAACGCATCTACATTTCTTGCCGCCGCGGAGGATATACAGAAGTTATTGCAATCAGACACTCTGAAAGAGACATTGGAACGTCAGAACGTTACTTGGGAGTTCATTCCCAAACGAGCCCCATGGTATGGGGGCTTCTGGGAAAGGATGATAGGACTTACGAAGCAAGCAGTGAAGAAGACATTGGGACGAGCATACATATCACGggagcagctagaaacaatcatTGTTGAAGTGGAGGCAATGTTGAATGATCGACCTCTTACCCATGTTTCTTCTGATCTCTCAGATCCCGAACCCCTCACACCATCCTATTTGTTGTATGGTAGAAGAGTGCAGATGATTCCCCATGATCTAGAAGATGTAGATGATTCTGATGATCCAGACTTCCTTACTTCAAGTATGATCAGGAAACGGGTAGACAAACAGACACAAGTCATCAAGCAATTTTGGATGCGTTGGAAGAGTGAGTACCTCACCTCTTTTTGGGAATTTCATAAATCTTCAGGACACAACCAGCAAGTCATTAAGAAAGGCGACATAGTGATAGTCCATGATGAAAAAGCTAGACTGTATTGGAAACTGGCAATCGTAGAAGACCTCATTCAAGGAAAGGATGGCTACATTCGTGCTGCAAATATCAGAATAGGCAACCATAGGACATCACGTCCAATTGTTAAATTATATCCTTTAGAAGTGTCAAACACTGATAATGAAGAACTTCCAACTGAGACTGTTTACAGTAAGCCAGATCAACCAGAGTCAGGAGATAACCCAGCTATACATAGTGATCGCCCCAGAAGAAGAGCTGCCGTGAAAGCACTACGTCAAATATCTGAATGGGCGGATACTCTCAACCGCGCCCGGGAGGATGTAGAGAATTGA